A genome region from Sphingobacteriaceae bacterium GW460-11-11-14-LB5 includes the following:
- a CDS encoding 3'(2'),5'-bisphosphate nucleotidase — protein sequence MIDTIDINAILQTAVEAGKAILTVYDGDDFEVSTKSDSSPLTKADKIANDIICRDLKQLYPAIPIISEEGKNIPYEERKNWALYWCVDPLDGTKEFIKRNGEFTVNIALIRNGVPVLGVIYIPVQNLLYFGDEHSGSWKQIPGEDPIQIKAIKKNDEWTAAVSRSHADGEEKAILSKYPIVNFISVGSSLKFCLLAEGKAQIYLRTGPTMEWDTAAGHAIILFSGCNIRTLTGREMLYNKESLLNEGFLCKVD from the coding sequence ATGATAGATACCATTGATATAAATGCCATACTGCAAACAGCTGTTGAGGCGGGGAAAGCAATTTTAACCGTTTATGATGGGGATGATTTTGAGGTATCAACCAAAAGCGATTCTTCTCCTTTAACTAAGGCAGATAAAATAGCAAATGATATTATTTGTCGCGATTTAAAACAGTTATACCCGGCCATTCCAATTATATCTGAAGAAGGGAAAAATATTCCTTATGAAGAGCGGAAAAACTGGGCGCTATACTGGTGCGTCGACCCGCTGGATGGAACCAAAGAGTTTATCAAGCGAAATGGTGAATTTACGGTAAATATTGCTTTAATCCGTAATGGGGTGCCGGTGCTGGGCGTCATTTACATTCCGGTACAAAACCTGTTATATTTTGGTGATGAGCATTCTGGAAGCTGGAAACAAATCCCTGGAGAAGATCCTATTCAAATTAAAGCCATTAAGAAGAACGACGAATGGACAGCAGCAGTAAGCAGATCGCATGCGGATGGTGAAGAAAAAGCCATTCTTAGCAAATATCCGATAGTAAATTTTATTTCGGTAGGGAGTTCGCTTAAATTCTGTTTGTTAGCAGAAGGTAAGGCTCAGATTTATTTACGCACCGGACCAACCATGGAATGGGATACCGCTGCCGGTCATGCCATTATTTTATTTAGCGGCTGTAATATCCGTACATTAACTGGTCGCGAAATGTTATACAATAAAGAATCGTTGCTAAACGAAGGCTTTTTGTGTAAGGTAGATTAA
- a CDS encoding transporter gives MAEQQKNNPLHGITLEKIVTDLQVHYGWEKLGSLIRIDCFNNNQTIKSSLKFLRRMPWARKKVEELYLDTFHK, from the coding sequence ATGGCCGAACAGCAAAAAAATAACCCTTTACACGGTATTACCTTAGAGAAAATTGTAACCGATCTGCAGGTGCACTATGGTTGGGAAAAACTGGGATCACTCATCAGGATCGATTGCTTTAATAATAACCAGACGATAAAATCGAGCTTGAAGTTTTTAAGAAGAATGCCCTGGGCACGTAAAAAAGTAGAGGAATTATACCTGGATACCTTTCATAAATGA
- a CDS encoding SAM-dependent methyltransferase, with protein MEKGERKNVYKVYNKIGKWFAENRYSFLGEKTYLDDLLKQLPPNASVLDLGCGSGKPILEYLISQNVKVLGVDASEQMLEMARLNFPGTPFMLKDMRKLDLDEKFDAIIAWHSFFHLPAADQPGMFGIFSRHLKPNGVLLFTSGTGRGEVWGLNNGENLFHASLGIDEYLSLLKSNHFEVLVHKINDPVCGGANVWMAQYKPR; from the coding sequence ATGGAAAAAGGAGAACGCAAAAACGTATATAAAGTTTACAATAAAATCGGAAAGTGGTTCGCCGAAAACCGCTATTCTTTTTTAGGGGAGAAAACCTATCTGGACGATTTACTTAAGCAACTGCCTCCAAATGCAAGTGTTTTAGATTTGGGCTGCGGTAGTGGAAAACCCATACTCGAATATCTGATCAGTCAAAATGTAAAAGTGCTGGGGGTTGATGCCAGTGAGCAGATGCTCGAAATGGCCAGACTAAATTTTCCCGGTACGCCGTTTATGCTGAAAGATATGCGTAAACTAGACCTGGATGAAAAATTCGATGCGATCATTGCCTGGCATAGTTTTTTTCACCTCCCGGCAGCCGATCAGCCTGGTATGTTCGGTATTTTTAGTCGCCATCTTAAACCAAACGGCGTTTTGTTGTTTACCTCAGGAACCGGTAGAGGAGAGGTTTGGGGACTGAACAATGGTGAAAACTTATTTCATGCTTCTTTAGGTATTGATGAATATCTGTCATTGCTTAAATCTAATCATTTTGAAGTGCTTGTCCATAAAATAAACGATCCTGTTTGTGGTGGCGCAAATGTTTGGATGGCACAATATAAACCCCGATAA
- a CDS encoding peptidase M1 has translation MKLTKLITFCLVGCAFAFSASAQQATTPAPANNYNPAEAFGPLFYTQNGNEFRSAIGAPGPKYWQNRVDYNITASLDETKNTVTGTVTITYKNNSPDKLPYLWLQLDQNTFKETSRGYAITPSKSRYGAQGEKFDGGYKIQNISVSQKAAAVKFTSLVEDTRMQIRLDQPLAANGDIVTVKMDYSFVLPKEGSDRTGHLTTKNGEIFAVAQWFPRMCVYDDVIGWNTLPYWGGGEFYCEYGDINFAITAPASHIVMGSGELLNPAEVFTPEQLQRWNAAKTSDATVHIRTEAEVTNPQSRPAKDKLTWKFKILNARDAAWASSKSFVLDAAKINLPSGKKALAVSAQPVESNGEDAYGRGVEYVKSTIEHYSTKWFEYPYPMAVNVATNVGGMEYPGIVFCGWKAKKGSAWGVIDHEFGHTWFPMIVGSNERKYGWMDEGFNTFINGISKSSFNKGEYAAAPTDMNKVGKTNIGNPVYENMMLMPDGMAERNIGVNLYYKPGWGLDILRNQILGEDRFDYAFRQYIKNWAFKHPTPFDFFRSMENGAGEDLAWFWRSWWLNNWKMDQGIAGVEAVKQDDKLVGYAIKVVNLEKMPMPIILQVKTKSGKTEIVKVPVDVWMKNATWLVRYPTSEEIESVTLDPNKVLPDSNTDNNTWTATGN, from the coding sequence ATGAAATTGACTAAACTAATCACTTTTTGTTTGGTTGGTTGCGCTTTTGCCTTTTCTGCATCGGCTCAACAAGCTACAACACCGGCACCAGCTAACAATTATAACCCTGCTGAAGCCTTTGGACCACTATTTTATACGCAAAACGGGAATGAATTCCGTTCTGCCATTGGTGCACCAGGACCAAAATATTGGCAAAACCGCGTTGATTATAACATTACAGCTAGTCTCGACGAAACCAAAAATACGGTTACTGGTACCGTTACCATTACTTACAAAAATAACAGTCCCGATAAATTGCCGTATTTATGGCTGCAATTAGATCAGAATACCTTTAAAGAAACTTCACGGGGTTATGCCATTACGCCGTCGAAAAGCCGTTATGGTGCCCAGGGCGAAAAATTTGATGGTGGTTATAAAATCCAGAACATCAGTGTTTCGCAAAAAGCTGCAGCAGTAAAATTTACTTCTCTGGTAGAAGATACACGTATGCAGATCCGTTTAGACCAGCCACTGGCCGCTAATGGCGATATTGTAACAGTTAAAATGGATTATTCTTTTGTTTTACCAAAAGAAGGATCAGACAGAACCGGACATTTAACTACAAAAAACGGTGAAATTTTTGCCGTGGCACAGTGGTTTCCACGCATGTGTGTGTATGATGATGTGATAGGATGGAATACTTTGCCATACTGGGGCGGTGGTGAGTTTTATTGCGAGTATGGCGATATTAACTTTGCCATCACTGCACCGGCAAGCCACATCGTAATGGGTTCAGGTGAATTATTAAATCCGGCCGAAGTCTTTACACCAGAGCAGTTACAAAGATGGAATGCAGCTAAAACCAGCGATGCTACTGTTCATATCCGGACCGAAGCAGAGGTTACCAACCCTCAGTCACGTCCGGCTAAAGACAAGCTAACATGGAAATTTAAAATCCTAAATGCACGCGATGCGGCCTGGGCCTCATCTAAATCTTTTGTGTTAGATGCCGCAAAAATTAATTTGCCAAGTGGTAAAAAAGCTTTAGCCGTTTCTGCACAACCAGTAGAAAGCAATGGTGAAGATGCCTATGGCCGTGGAGTAGAATATGTAAAATCAACCATTGAGCATTATTCTACAAAATGGTTCGAATATCCATATCCCATGGCTGTTAACGTGGCTACCAATGTTGGTGGTATGGAATATCCTGGCATTGTATTTTGTGGCTGGAAAGCTAAAAAAGGAAGTGCATGGGGCGTAATCGATCACGAATTTGGCCATACCTGGTTTCCTATGATTGTAGGTTCTAATGAACGTAAATATGGCTGGATGGATGAGGGCTTTAATACCTTTATCAATGGTATTTCTAAAAGTAGTTTTAATAAAGGCGAGTATGCTGCAGCGCCAACCGATATGAATAAAGTTGGTAAAACGAATATTGGAAACCCGGTTTATGAAAACATGATGTTAATGCCCGATGGTATGGCAGAGCGTAATATTGGTGTGAATTTATACTATAAACCAGGATGGGGCTTAGACATCTTGAGAAATCAGATTTTAGGTGAAGACCGTTTTGATTATGCTTTCCGTCAATACATTAAAAACTGGGCATTTAAACATCCAACACCTTTCGATTTCTTCCGTTCGATGGAGAATGGTGCGGGTGAAGATTTAGCCTGGTTTTGGAGAAGCTGGTGGTTAAACAACTGGAAAATGGACCAGGGTATTGCTGGTGTTGAAGCTGTTAAGCAAGATGATAAATTGGTGGGTTACGCGATTAAAGTAGTAAACCTGGAAAAAATGCCAATGCCAATCATCCTGCAGGTTAAAACCAAAAGCGGTAAAACAGAGATCGTAAAAGTTCCGGTTGATGTTTGGATGAAAAACGCAACCTGGTTGGTACGTTATCCAACTAGCGAAGAGATCGAATCAGTTACTTTAGATCCAAATAAAGTATTACCAGATTCGAATACAGATAATAATACCTGGACCGCTACAGGTAATTAG